A genomic segment from Nicotiana tabacum cultivar K326 chromosome 7, ASM71507v2, whole genome shotgun sequence encodes:
- the LOC107831198 gene encoding xyloglucan 6-xylosyltransferase 2-like translates to MLDRFLSARRAWQVRRIVRNGKLTFLCLFLTIVVLRGNLGAGKFGTPGQDLKEIRDTFSYVRKRVEPRRVLEEAQQVDTATEGGGGATATSSDSNNYATFDLKKILVDEDDGEPEFKRDPNEPYNLGPKISDWDEQRAEWLKKNLNFPNFVGPNKPRVLLVTGSSPKPCENPIGDHYLLKSIKNKIDYCRLHGIEIFYNMALLDAEMSGFWAKLPLLRKILLSHPEVEFIWWMDSDAMFTDMAFELPWERYKDVDLVMHGWNDMVYNEKNWIGLNTGSFLLRNTQWALDLLDTLAPMGPKGKIRDEAGAVLTRELKGRPVFEADDQSAMVYILATQKEKWGDKVYLESAYYLHGYWGILVDKYEEMIENYHPGLGDHRWPLVTHFVGCKPCAKFGDYSVERCLKQMDRAFNFGDNQILQMYGFTHKSLGSRRVKRTRNETSNPLEVNDELGLLHPPFKAVKVPSSS, encoded by the coding sequence atgttagATCGGTTCTTGAGTGCTCGTAGAGCATGGCAAGTAAGGAGAATTGTAAGAAATGGAAAGCTTACATTTTTATGTTTGTTTCTTACCATTGTTGTCCTTAGAGGCAATTTGGGTGCTGGAAAATTTGGTACACCTGGTCAAGATTTGAAGGAAATTCGTGACACATTTAGCTATGTTCGAAAGCGCGTGGAGCCCAGACGCGTTCTTGAGGAAGCACAACAGGTAGATACTGCAACTGAGGGTGGTGGTGGTGCTACTGCTACATCATCAGATAGTAATAATTATGCTACTTTTGATTTAAAGAAAATTTTAGTTGATGAAGATGATGGTGAACCTGAGTTTAAGAGAGATCCAAATGAACCTTATAATCTTGGTCCTAAAATATCAGATTGGGATGAGCAAAGAGCTGAGTGGTTGAAAAAGAATCTTAATTTTCCTAATTTTGTAGGACCAAATAAGCCTAGGGTTTTGTTGGTTACTGGTTCATCACCTAAACCATGTGAAAATCCAATTGGTGATCATTACTTGTTGAAGTCAATAAAGAACAAGATTGATTATTGTAGGCTTCATGGGATTGAGATTTTTTACAATATGGCTttgcttgatgctgaaatgtcTGGTTTTTGGGCTAAATTGCCTTTGCTTAGGAAGATTTTGCTTTCACATCCTGAGGTTGAGTTTATTTGGTGGATGGATAGTGATGCTATGTTTACTGATATGGCTTTTGAGCTGCCTTGGGAAAGGTATAAAGATGTTGATCTTGTTATGCATGGATGGAATGATATGGTTTATAATGAGAAGAATTGGATTGGCTTGAATACTGGTAGTTTCTTATTGAGGAATACTCAATGGGCTTTAGATTTGCTTGATACTTTGGCACCTATGGGACCAAAGGGAAAGATTAGGGATGAAGCCGGGGCGGTTCTTACTAGGGAGCTTAAAGGTAGACCAGTTTTCGAAGCTGATGATCAGTCTGCAATGGTATATATATTGGCTACTCAGAAGGAGAAATGGGGTGATAAGGTGTATCTCGAGAGTGCTTATTACTTGCACGGTTACTGGGGTATTTTGGTGGATAAATATGAAGAGATGATTGAGAATTACCACCCGGGTCTTGGTGACCATAGGTGGCCCCTTGTTACTCACTTTGTGGGTTGCAAGCCTTGTGCAAAGTTTGGAGATTATTCGGTAGAGAGGTGTTTGAAGCAAATGGATCGTGCTTTCAACTTTGGCGACAACCAGATCCTTCAGATGTATGGATTCACTCATAAATCTCTTGGTAGTAGGAGAGTTAAGAGAACACGGAACGAAACAAGCAATCCGCTTGAAGTGAACGATGAACTTGGTTTACTTCACCCACCGTTTAAAGCTGTCAAGGTACCGTCATCTTCTTGA
- the LOC107831197 gene encoding uncharacterized protein LOC107831197, translating into MQSRNNAIIPRKPTIVKFENTKRRRLTPVEMEEKRAQGLCFFCDKKYVVGHKCQAKRQLFSLEVEECGTIEEEQVTEGKEEEEEAIEVKVLENCAISLQALKGTMGYQTLRLRSFMEQQPLEIFIDCRSTHNFIDEYTSKRLGCKISKIKHQLVQVADGREVPTDSMCKGFQWLMQGTVFQDDFLVFPIGKSDLFLGIQWLYPLDDIKFNFKKLLMEFEYQGKLLTLRGIQPKFKTMKAKSLEKIVVGGSQLFMVKVHAAGTESTGVKEGQIEEQPTEVKGYLRTFSQKSKCVFAAERIEYLGHYIAADGVSTDPRKVEAVSLWHEPQTVTQLRGFLGLAGYYRRFIRNYGIISKPLTDMLRKDSFFWSEDAKATFQQLKESLTTAPVLALPNFSLVSVVETDACNVGIGAVLMQKGHPIAFLSKGLTKRHHSLFVYEKELLALVLVVNKWSQYLTGRSFIVRTDQKALKFLLEQKLHTGTQLNWITKLMQFNFEIEYKKGRENKAVDALSRLPTVNLSAMTLSTAKTDLLELIMKS; encoded by the exons ATGCAGTCCAGAAACAATGCTATTATACCAAGGAAACCTACTATAGTTAAGTTTGAGAACACTAAGAGGAGGAGACTCACTCCtgtagaaatggaagaaaaaagGGCTCAAGGCTTATGTTTCTTTTGTGATAAAAAGTATGTGGTAGGACACAAATGTCAAGCTAAAAGGCAGCTCTTCTCATTAGAAGTGGAGGAGTGTGGAACCATAGAAGAAGAACAAGTAACAGAgggaaaagaggaagaagaagaagcaatagAGGTAAAGGTTTTGGAGAATTGTGCCATATCATTGCAGGCTTTGAAAGGGACAATGGGGTACCAAACTCTGAGACTCAGAAGTTTTATGGAGCAACAGCCTTTAGAGATATTtatagattgtagatcaacacaCAATTTTATAGATGAATACACATCTAAAAGGCTAGGGTGCAAAATCAGtaaaataaaacatcaattggtccAAGTAGCAGATGGAAGGGAAGTGCCTACAGATAGTATGTGTAAGGGATTCCAATGGTTGATGCAAGGGACTGTGTTTCAAGACGATTTCTTAGTGTTTCCTATTGGGAAAAGTGATTTATTCCTTGGCATTCAGTGGCTATATCCTTTAGATGACATCAAGTTCAACTTTAAGAAGTTATTGATGGAGTTTGAGTACCAAGGTAAGTTGTTGACCTTGAGAGGAATACAACCTAAGTTCAAAACTATGAAGGCTAAGTCATTGGAGAAAATAGTAGTGGGGGGTTCTCAACTCTTCATGGTAAAGGTACATGCAGCAGGAACTGAAAGCACAGGGGTGAAAGAAGGTCAGATAGAGGAGCAACCTACAGAAGTTAAAGGGTACTTGAGAA CTTTTAGCCAAAAAAGCAAATGTGTTTTTGCTGCTGAAAGGATAGAGTATCTGGGGCACTACATTGCAGCAGACGGGGTGTCTACTGACCCAAGAAAGGTGGAAGCTGTGAGTCTATGGCATGAACCTCAGACAGTGACCCAATTGAGAGGATTCTTGGGCCTAGCAGGGTACTATAGAAGATTTATTAGAAACTATGGAATCATTAGCAAACCTTTGACTGACATGCTTAGAAAGGACAGTTTCTTCTGGAGTGAAGATGCTAAGGCAACTTTCCAGCAACTCAAAGAATCACTGACCACTGCACCAGTCCTAGCCCTTCCTAACTTTTCATTGGTATCTGTGGTTGAAACTGATGCATGTAATGTAGGGATTGGGGCTGTTCTAATGCAGAAGGGGCATCCTATTGCATTTCTCAGTAAAGGGCTCACCAAAAGACATCATTCACTATTTGTTTATGAGAAAGAATTGCTGGCATTAGTGCTAGTTGTGAACAAGTGGTCTCAATACCTAACAGGTAGGTCCTTTATTGTGAGGACAGATCAGAAGGCACTTAAATTCTTATTAGAACAAAAACTTCACACAGGAACTCAACTTAATTGGATTACCAAATTGATGCAGTTCAATTTTGAGATTGAGTATAAGAAGGGAAGAGAGAACAAGGCAGTTGATGCACTATCAAGGCTTCCCACTGTTAACTTATCTGCTATGACACTTTCCACTGCAAAAACCGACCTATTAGAACTAATAATGAAGAGCTGA